One part of the Flavobacterium johnsoniae UW101 genome encodes these proteins:
- a CDS encoding FecR family protein, with translation MTSEIIQKYLSNEASEQEVQALFEWIEASEDNKKQFVTAKKAWVLSGLSEDILSDSVPLIQMKPKNRLKQYLSYAAVFLVLIGLGKTILLFTDTSKTSKEIVLEMGDGRLEYFSGKNQTTLVNDKGDLVAKKFPDEIIYFGKTAADKVVYNTLTIPYGKRFKLRLSDGTIVSLNAGSSLRYPEQFSNNGNRNVYLTGEAFFEVAKDKEHPFIVNANQVDIKVLGTKFNVSAYPENPTVNSTLIEGSIQMSETANPSNVILLEPNQMATWQNNAKKITLKNVDVSLYSAWTKGELAFKDTPFSTIAKIIQRTYDVEIINQNSDLARQNFTGTINISESSVENILDLLKRDTPFNYSIEHKTITITNPR, from the coding sequence ATGACATCGGAAATAATACAAAAATATCTTTCTAACGAAGCTTCAGAACAAGAAGTTCAGGCACTTTTTGAATGGATTGAAGCATCGGAAGATAATAAAAAACAATTTGTAACGGCAAAGAAAGCGTGGGTTCTTTCCGGCTTATCTGAAGATATTTTAAGTGATTCTGTTCCATTAATTCAAATGAAACCAAAAAACAGGCTGAAGCAGTACTTAAGTTATGCTGCAGTATTTTTAGTTTTGATTGGATTAGGAAAAACTATTTTATTATTTACCGATACCTCTAAAACATCAAAAGAAATTGTTCTGGAAATGGGCGACGGCCGTTTAGAATATTTTTCTGGAAAAAATCAAACCACTTTGGTAAATGACAAAGGAGATTTAGTGGCCAAAAAATTTCCTGATGAAATCATTTATTTTGGTAAAACTGCTGCTGATAAAGTAGTTTACAATACGCTTACTATTCCGTATGGAAAACGTTTCAAACTTAGACTTTCGGATGGTACTATCGTGAGTTTAAACGCCGGAAGTTCTTTACGTTATCCGGAACAATTTAGCAATAACGGAAACCGAAATGTGTATTTAACCGGAGAAGCTTTTTTTGAAGTGGCCAAAGATAAAGAGCATCCGTTTATTGTAAACGCCAATCAGGTTGATATTAAGGTTCTTGGGACAAAGTTTAATGTGAGCGCTTATCCTGAAAATCCTACTGTTAACAGTACTTTGATAGAAGGAAGCATTCAAATGTCTGAAACTGCCAATCCTTCGAATGTTATTTTGCTTGAACCAAACCAAATGGCAACATGGCAGAATAACGCTAAAAAAATTACCCTCAAAAATGTTGATGTTTCTCTTTACTCGGCTTGGACTAAAGGAGAACTGGCATTTAAAGACACCCCATTTTCTACAATCGCTAAAATTATTCAGCGTACCTACGACGTTGAAATTATCAATCAAAATTCTGATTTGGCCAGACAGAATTTTACTGGTACAATAAATATAAGCGAATCTAGTGTCGAAAACATTTTAGACCTGCTAAAACGCGACACTCCTTTTAACTATTCAATTGAACATAAAACAATTACGATCACCAATCCTCGATAA
- a CDS encoding SusC/RagA family TonB-linked outer membrane protein yields the protein MTFAIQPVLRKILFFLAILISGFKGFSQNKLITLHVKNKPISLIIKSIEEQTDFRIIYNARKIDADQLADLDVNNASLETALKQLLKDKNISFYIQKKQVLLTSSAPDLSNSDVQETERFITGTVYNAKDKQPLPGATIRIKGTGMGAVTDFNGKFVYQLKGNNIPNLVLEVGFLGMEPQSQKADNKKDFVFFLQETTDELNPVVITSSYGTTKLKEEIVGSISTLQAKDIAVEQASESFDKMITGQIAGVMVENTSGVGGPVKINIRGQGTLSSLSGAITGTSSQPLIIVDGVVMSEEYAIDSANFNGNGDYAENLANPLMKIAPENIETISVLKDAAAVGIYGADGANGVILITTKKGKKGKTQFGFSNQLGVSSAVNQIKYLNGEQYTELRNEFMKNTTAGYVPVSYNGINTDWFNILNRSGVYNKYNFNVSGSTSKFSYRTNVSYTKIDEPQVGNETKQLNAGINLGYNSGKWDINLMLNPSYVQKDAPNIFYSFAYLPTLAVYNADGSYADLGASGSARGNPLAAIEQNKNEAQTFGLLGSLNLSYKLNKNIKFSTLFGMDYTDKEQDRYFSAANESGQYNGTFVLDGITYPAWGRRLINQRNSTKWNWQGQALFNKQLNESNEIDGVVGFELAEDKTDFNYKSGVGFLEPNHINNVTDAIRDDNPDTPEDESKNGQSYRNEISYNSRVSLFSQINYNYKKRYFLLANYRRDQSSVFGDDTDVAHNGGLGAGWIISNENFLSTNSWIDFLKLKASYGSTGNSKIGSYRSKGIYNISQNGYNGSIGATTGAAPNGRLSWEKNTKFNAGFDFNVFKRVELTLEYYYDDKSNLIASRDIPTETGYSSVQLNAASMYNKGFELTTRIKWIKSDAFKWTTAFNIATINNKVTYLKGLGSDYAEANIALAQKVGYSTTTLWGIKWAGVDPATGRDLIQKNGQIYDAKTYNELFTVADWEPIGDKQADAYGGFYNNFTFYNNLTLSIRGDYQIGGSFMAPSVLIDQYNVTSNRNLSVNAYDYWRNPGDNVSQSAVTLSPIISNLSKYIYDATYIRISNINLSYNVPLKKNTFLDAVSVFADATNVAYWYKDKSPKGMNGIREYSYIYPQARTISLGVNAKF from the coding sequence ATGACATTTGCGATACAACCCGTTTTAAGAAAAATTCTGTTTTTCTTAGCTATTCTCATATCTGGATTTAAAGGATTTTCTCAGAATAAACTCATAACATTACATGTAAAAAACAAACCTATAAGTCTAATTATCAAATCTATTGAGGAACAAACTGATTTTAGAATAATTTATAACGCCCGTAAAATCGATGCCGATCAGCTGGCGGATTTAGATGTAAATAATGCCTCCCTTGAAACGGCTTTAAAACAGCTTTTAAAAGATAAAAACATTTCATTTTACATTCAGAAAAAGCAGGTTTTATTAACCAGCTCTGCTCCTGACTTGTCTAATTCTGATGTTCAGGAAACAGAAAGATTTATTACCGGAACGGTTTATAATGCTAAAGACAAACAGCCTCTACCGGGCGCAACTATCCGCATAAAAGGAACCGGAATGGGCGCTGTTACTGATTTTAACGGAAAGTTTGTTTATCAGTTAAAAGGAAACAATATCCCAAATCTTGTTCTTGAAGTTGGATTTCTTGGAATGGAACCTCAGTCTCAAAAAGCAGACAACAAAAAGGATTTCGTATTTTTTCTTCAGGAAACTACAGACGAACTGAATCCGGTTGTGATTACTTCTTCTTATGGAACTACAAAACTAAAAGAAGAAATTGTAGGGAGTATTTCGACTTTGCAAGCAAAAGATATTGCGGTTGAACAGGCTTCTGAAAGTTTTGATAAAATGATTACAGGACAGATTGCCGGTGTTATGGTTGAAAATACTTCGGGTGTTGGCGGTCCGGTTAAAATCAATATTCGCGGACAAGGTACTTTATCTTCTTTAAGTGGTGCTATTACTGGAACTTCATCGCAGCCTCTTATTATTGTTGATGGTGTTGTAATGAGCGAAGAATATGCTATTGACAGTGCCAATTTTAACGGAAACGGTGATTATGCCGAAAATCTGGCCAATCCGTTAATGAAAATTGCCCCAGAAAACATTGAAACTATTTCTGTTTTAAAAGATGCAGCGGCGGTTGGTATTTATGGTGCCGATGGAGCAAATGGTGTAATTTTAATTACAACCAAAAAAGGAAAAAAAGGGAAAACACAATTTGGGTTTTCTAATCAGTTAGGAGTTTCTTCTGCCGTTAATCAAATTAAATATTTAAACGGCGAACAATATACAGAACTGCGAAATGAGTTCATGAAAAACACCACGGCGGGTTATGTTCCGGTTTCTTATAACGGAATAAACACGGATTGGTTTAATATATTAAACAGATCTGGTGTATATAATAAATACAATTTTAATGTTTCGGGATCTACTTCTAAATTTTCATATCGCACGAATGTTAGTTATACAAAAATCGATGAACCGCAGGTAGGAAACGAAACAAAACAATTAAACGCCGGAATTAATTTAGGTTACAACTCAGGTAAATGGGATATTAATTTAATGCTTAATCCTAGTTATGTGCAAAAAGATGCGCCTAATATTTTTTATAGTTTCGCTTATCTTCCAACACTTGCTGTTTACAATGCAGATGGTTCTTATGCCGATTTGGGCGCAAGCGGTTCTGCAAGAGGAAATCCTTTGGCAGCGATTGAGCAAAATAAAAACGAAGCGCAGACTTTTGGTCTTTTAGGAAGTTTGAATTTATCTTATAAACTTAATAAAAATATCAAATTTTCTACTCTATTTGGTATGGATTATACTGATAAAGAGCAGGATCGTTATTTTTCTGCAGCAAATGAAAGCGGCCAGTACAATGGTACCTTTGTTTTAGACGGAATTACATATCCGGCCTGGGGACGACGTCTTATAAACCAGAGAAATTCTACTAAATGGAACTGGCAGGGACAAGCTTTATTCAACAAACAATTAAATGAAAGCAATGAAATTGATGGAGTTGTTGGTTTTGAATTAGCAGAGGATAAAACAGATTTTAATTATAAATCTGGTGTAGGATTTTTAGAACCTAATCATATCAATAATGTCACAGACGCCATAAGAGATGACAATCCGGATACACCGGAAGATGAATCTAAAAACGGTCAGAGTTACAGAAATGAAATAAGCTACAATTCAAGAGTTTCTTTATTCTCTCAAATAAATTACAACTACAAAAAACGTTATTTCTTATTAGCAAATTACCGTCGTGATCAGAGTTCTGTTTTTGGAGATGATACTGATGTGGCTCATAATGGCGGTTTAGGTGCTGGATGGATTATTAGTAATGAAAACTTTTTAAGCACAAATTCCTGGATTGATTTCTTGAAACTGAAAGCAAGTTACGGATCAACCGGAAATTCTAAAATTGGTTCTTACAGATCAAAAGGAATTTATAATATAAGCCAAAACGGGTATAATGGTTCTATTGGAGCGACTACAGGAGCCGCGCCAAATGGCAGATTAAGCTGGGAAAAAAATACAAAATTCAATGCAGGATTTGATTTTAATGTTTTCAAGAGAGTCGAATTGACATTAGAATATTACTACGATGATAAAAGTAATTTAATTGCTTCAAGAGACATTCCTACAGAAACAGGGTATAGTTCTGTACAATTAAATGCAGCAAGCATGTACAACAAAGGTTTTGAACTTACTACAAGAATAAAATGGATAAAAAGCGATGCTTTTAAATGGACTACGGCATTTAATATTGCCACAATAAATAATAAAGTAACTTATTTAAAAGGTTTAGGTAGTGATTATGCTGAAGCAAATATTGCATTGGCACAAAAAGTAGGTTACAGTACAACAACATTATGGGGCATTAAATGGGCTGGTGTAGATCCAGCAACAGGAAGAGATCTTATACAAAAAAATGGACAGATTTACGATGCTAAAACGTACAACGAGTTATTTACAGTGGCAGACTGGGAACCTATTGGAGACAAACAGGCTGATGCTTACGGAGGTTTCTATAATAATTTTACTTTCTACAATAATCTTACTTTATCTATTAGAGGAGATTATCAAATTGGCGGAAGCTTTATGGCACCAAGTGTTCTTATCGATCAATATAATGTAACATCAAATCGAAATCTTTCTGTAAATGCTTACGATTATTGGAGAAATCCAGGCGACAATGTTTCACAATCTGCCGTTACACTTTCACCAATAATCTCAAACTTAAGCAAATATATTTACGATGCTACCTATATCAGAATCAGTAATATTAATTTAAGTTATAATGTACCTCTTAAAAAGAATACTTTTCTGGATGCTGTTTCTGTTTTTGCAGATGCTACAAATGTGGCATATTGGTACAAAGACAAAAGTCCTAAAGGAATGAATGGAATACGAGAGTATAGTTATATCTATCCGCAGGCAAGAACAATCTCGCTGGGAGTTAATGCTAAATTTTAA
- a CDS encoding RagB/SusD family nutrient uptake outer membrane protein has translation MKYSKYLSLFFLILSLQSCSDFLEQEPGTQTSVDELLQNKTGVLQALTGLYTEVEANVRPERYAVYADLQGGNLKFGPTATGGLKGQISPSANVEQLYSFDDVALSSNFKTFYDTNYDIINQANLILEYTPALKDATDAEKNQIKAEALTIRAYAHFLLSLVYCQDYKYTADASHLGIIYNTESIKSGIQYPARKTLAETYNLIINDLKTAVENYSDNSLLPGPAYSFFNRKNTKALLARVYLQKGDWINAYEMANDVITNSGAALMNKETLVSEWEKPDLPVSEILLEFSIPKDTEGNVSSSMAQTFGYTSDINFQKYTVSNDLINLYESSDLRKELFLTKSLYTIIGGVQTYRDYNFTKKFQNNAGYVAFRLSEMYLIRAEAAFETNRADLAIADINIIRARANASLLTNTANLKENIFLERRKELCFEGFLFFDIARNHKDVSRNDGCIATVCSLTYPSLKYVLPIPTYNTNLNPNLQQNDSY, from the coding sequence ATGAAATATTCAAAATACCTATCCCTATTTTTTCTAATACTTTCATTACAAAGCTGTAGTGACTTTTTAGAGCAAGAACCCGGAACCCAAACATCTGTAGACGAACTTTTACAAAACAAAACAGGGGTTTTGCAGGCACTTACCGGACTTTATACTGAAGTAGAAGCTAATGTAAGACCAGAACGCTATGCTGTTTATGCTGATTTACAGGGAGGCAATTTAAAATTTGGTCCAACAGCAACAGGTGGTCTAAAAGGCCAGATTTCGCCATCGGCAAATGTTGAGCAGCTTTATTCTTTTGACGATGTAGCGCTGTCCAGTAATTTTAAAACATTTTATGATACTAATTATGACATCATAAATCAGGCGAATCTAATTTTAGAATATACGCCTGCCCTAAAAGATGCAACTGATGCAGAAAAAAATCAGATAAAAGCAGAAGCTTTAACCATAAGAGCTTATGCCCATTTTCTTTTATCTCTTGTTTACTGTCAGGATTATAAATATACGGCTGATGCATCGCATTTAGGAATAATTTATAACACAGAATCTATTAAATCAGGAATACAATATCCGGCCAGAAAAACCCTGGCAGAAACTTATAACTTAATTATTAATGATTTAAAAACGGCTGTTGAAAATTACTCAGACAATTCATTACTTCCTGGTCCCGCTTATTCTTTCTTTAACAGAAAAAATACAAAAGCACTATTAGCAAGGGTTTATCTTCAAAAAGGAGACTGGATAAATGCTTATGAAATGGCAAATGATGTAATTACCAATTCAGGTGCTGCACTAATGAACAAAGAAACTTTAGTTTCTGAATGGGAAAAACCAGATCTTCCAGTATCAGAAATCCTCCTTGAATTTTCTATTCCGAAAGACACAGAAGGAAATGTTTCATCATCAATGGCTCAGACTTTTGGCTATACTTCAGACATAAACTTTCAAAAATATACAGTTTCAAATGATTTAATTAATCTATATGAAAGCAGTGATTTAAGAAAAGAATTGTTCTTAACAAAATCACTTTATACAATTATAGGTGGCGTGCAGACTTACCGAGATTACAACTTTACCAAAAAATTTCAGAATAATGCCGGTTATGTCGCTTTTAGACTCAGTGAAATGTACTTGATTCGTGCCGAAGCTGCATTTGAAACCAATAGAGCCGATTTGGCAATCGCAGACATTAATATCATCCGCGCCCGCGCCAATGCATCATTATTAACCAATACAGCTAATTTAAAAGAAAACATCTTTTTAGAAAGAAGAAAAGAATTATGTTTTGAAGGTTTCTTATTCTTTGATATTGCCAGAAATCATAAAGATGTTTCAAGAAATGACGGCTGTATCGCCACAGTTTGCAGTTTGACTTATCCGTCTTTAAAATACGTCCTGCCAATACCAACATACAACACTAATCTTAACCCAAACTTGCAGCAAAATGACTCGTATTAA